In the genome of Pseudomonas putida, one region contains:
- a CDS encoding glycerate kinase, whose amino-acid sequence MKVVIAPDSFKDSLDAAGVARAIAAGLAEVWPDAERVECPMADGGEGTMDAILAASHGELRRQVVRGPLGQSVEAGWGWLAHSRTAIIEMAQASGLQLVPTDQRDACRSSTWGTGELIAAALAAGATRIVLAIGGSATNDGGSGMLRALGLRLLDADGQDLEEGGLALGQLARIDASDLDPRLAEVQVEVAADVDNPLCGPNGASAIFGPQKGASPAQVQALDQALGYFADLCAQLLGEDVREFPGCGAAGGMGFAAKAFMGAQFRPGVEVVAELAGLDALVQGADLVITGEGRFDAQTLRGKTPMGVARVAKRHGVPVVVLAGTLGEGYQQLYAHGIDAAFALASGPMSLEQACAQATQLLQTRASDIARLWQAARG is encoded by the coding sequence ATGAAAGTCGTCATCGCCCCCGATTCGTTCAAGGACAGCCTCGACGCTGCCGGTGTCGCACGCGCCATCGCTGCGGGCCTGGCCGAAGTGTGGCCGGACGCCGAGCGGGTCGAATGCCCCATGGCCGATGGTGGCGAGGGGACCATGGACGCGATCCTGGCCGCCAGCCATGGCGAGTTGCGTCGCCAGGTGGTGCGCGGCCCGTTGGGACAGAGCGTCGAAGCCGGCTGGGGTTGGCTCGCGCACAGTCGCACGGCGATCATCGAAATGGCTCAGGCCAGTGGCCTGCAACTGGTGCCGACCGACCAGCGCGATGCCTGCCGCAGCAGCACCTGGGGCACCGGCGAGCTGATCGCCGCAGCGTTGGCCGCCGGCGCCACGCGTATCGTCCTGGCCATTGGCGGCAGCGCCACCAACGATGGCGGCAGCGGCATGCTGAGAGCGTTGGGTCTACGTCTGCTGGATGCCGACGGCCAGGACCTGGAGGAGGGCGGGCTGGCCTTGGGCCAACTGGCCAGGATCGACGCCAGCGACCTGGACCCGCGCCTGGCGGAGGTTCAGGTGGAGGTGGCGGCCGATGTCGACAACCCCTTATGCGGCCCCAATGGCGCCTCGGCGATCTTCGGCCCGCAGAAGGGGGCCAGCCCCGCGCAGGTGCAGGCACTGGATCAGGCCCTGGGGTATTTTGCCGATCTGTGCGCGCAATTGCTGGGTGAGGATGTGCGCGAGTTCCCAGGGTGTGGCGCGGCAGGCGGCATGGGCTTTGCGGCCAAGGCTTTCATGGGGGCGCAGTTCCGCCCTGGAGTCGAGGTGGTGGCGGAGCTGGCAGGGCTCGATGCACTGGTGCAGGGGGCGGACCTGGTGATCACCGGGGAGGGGCGCTTCGATGCCCAGACCTTGCGCGGCAAGACGCCGATGGGCGTGGCCCGGGTGGCCAAGCGTCATGGTGTGCCGGTGGTGGTGCTGGCCGGGACCTTGGGGGAGGGTTACCAGCAGTTGTATGCCCATGGCATCGATGCGGCTTTCGCCCTGGCCAGTGGGCCGATGAGCCTGGAGCAGGCGTGCGCGCAGGCAACCCAGTTGCTCCAGACGCGGGCCAGCGACATCGCCCGACTGTGGCAGGCGGCACGGGGCTGA
- a CDS encoding metal-dependent hydrolase, which produces MDSLTQAVLGAALQGAVLGRIQGRRALLYGAALGTLPDLDVLIRYADPVSQMTYHRGFSHSIFVLTALAAVLAWLVSTIARRRWPDKGYRLPRLFLAFWLALVTHPILDAFTVYGTQLFWPLNLTPQSWAAVFIIDPVYTLPLLGAVLFAAFKGLGGRAIPVLVVALAFSTAYLGFGLAGRVAAEQRFAQALDQQGIAVTQVRAVPIAFNSLVWRVLAKTPDGEYYEGISSAFDRAPPEMQRQPRNLEAAQVLRGVPLHERLRWFTDDWLRYDVVGDALVVTDLRMGIPGNYTFRFQMASRDGAGRWSVVTPTLWLGNGVGSMLNGEDLALIWRRIVQQQPALPLAAWTQKYLGQSEAAR; this is translated from the coding sequence TTGGACTCACTGACCCAAGCCGTCCTCGGCGCCGCCCTTCAAGGCGCGGTGCTGGGGCGCATCCAGGGGCGTCGCGCGCTGTTATACGGCGCGGCTCTGGGCACGTTGCCCGACCTCGACGTGCTGATCCGCTACGCGGACCCGGTATCGCAAATGACCTACCATCGGGGCTTTTCCCACTCGATCTTCGTGCTCACCGCCCTGGCGGCGGTGCTGGCCTGGCTGGTGAGCACGATCGCCCGAAGGCGTTGGCCCGACAAAGGCTACCGCTTGCCGAGGTTGTTCCTGGCGTTCTGGCTGGCCTTGGTGACCCATCCGATACTTGATGCTTTCACCGTCTATGGCACCCAGCTGTTCTGGCCGCTTAACCTGACCCCACAGAGCTGGGCGGCGGTATTCATCATCGACCCGGTGTACACCTTGCCGTTGCTTGGCGCAGTGCTGTTCGCGGCCTTCAAGGGCCTGGGCGGCCGGGCGATCCCGGTGTTGGTAGTGGCATTGGCGTTCAGCACCGCCTACCTGGGCTTCGGGCTGGCCGGACGCGTGGCGGCCGAACAGCGTTTCGCGCAAGCCCTGGACCAGCAAGGCATCGCCGTGACGCAGGTGCGCGCCGTGCCCATCGCCTTCAACAGCCTGGTCTGGCGCGTGCTGGCCAAGACCCCGGACGGTGAGTATTACGAAGGCATCAGCAGTGCCTTCGACCGCGCACCGCCGGAGATGCAGCGCCAGCCACGCAACCTTGAGGCTGCCCAGGTGTTGCGTGGCGTGCCGCTGCACGAGCGCCTGCGCTGGTTCACCGACGATTGGCTGCGCTACGACGTGGTGGGCGATGCCTTGGTGGTGACTGACCTGCGCATGGGCATTCCCGGCAACTACACCTTCCGTTTCCAGATGGCCAGCCGCGATGGCGCCGGGCGCTGGAGCGTGGTGACGCCGACGCTGTGGTTGGGCAATGGTGTGGGCTCGATGCTCAACGGTGAGGACCTGGCGTTGATCTGGCGGAGGATCGTCCAGCAGCAGCCTGCGCTGCCGTTGGCGGCCTGGACGCAGAAGTACCTTGGCCAGAGCGAAGCAGCTCGGTGA
- a CDS encoding DUF6543 domain-containing protein — protein MPHVLDHKHAVAMQFASRPTLRQVAGQQIMKVMIERYPLIASQRPELTSAEAFKVMIPKPGGFWSVRSFVDYVLQAWLEGERLDFSFVDGLDYRLSLEVPSRFYAIKDPRKTADGDRIKLEDLGDALNELLELFEELFCQAQVDYWREDANAGVSRDRWLQQTVKSVLLENLALQNLDAEQQTCIRDLLAIGAQSAGVCIVEVHMKKGGQAFSRLLPNLLVMAENDARKVFLWCAPSSVIQAFDSLGAFAQALQDELADAYDFDTLTWDRHELAGDVFGQWAAAMLEALLAAARRLQHTQLTNVDEAEQVLAALTDPSQYFIEGYRVATDTHLSLPSEVQNASHEDSFADQCALFDLALAQARSQGVSALADVLSLHAYASQRLREQLLKDHPIDANYFPDDLDLTLTMAHGTPGGAGVGVGDGSVERRSMTLTEFAIGNLSSLQGAQLTGITHREGQLIMDWMTIDYAKSLVQRVDIGAHYPTYVAKCLDDPATREQRVERFAREWRCGLLFSALSAKRDGSLDEEALQCVVDYCRGDVDETLPATMLMPLAFKREPEAKAEDRVGGMYVLFCAQPSRVLLYRPLYADAPLMMFSSLDTMMQAIRQKGSLQDSVLQWLAADARPVYAHGGFHEPHLIRPILDTSLTLAPVKPVKFAPQYWRIDVDAKLYQANRDLLVELADRQSVSNAESRWAILAQGAWLLFDVATLFLRGPVATVAWVIQAINAVSNDVAALSSASAFSRSSAVVDLLLNASMALMHQHLPTQASTVTPRTRQAPAFAQHRLPQPTVQVASIERVQGKVGLPGSLGRLNTQLDFSWRGAHGLNVLPAERRQALLAMRSSVSLGKQPIITTGAHQGLYEIAGRHYLSFAGDVYQAQVSEDGIRIMDPAGGEGPQMTFIEESWRIDHALQLRGGMPKSRVQKLRENNEALVQALRLQDQSLTEKHNNLTTAVEKHRKLLSEKDQRIEHLEAMADRDALTERDLKLTRSLRKQINQTILRELKELIENGVEHDQVLSKLADMRLSIGLSAMVGEAEDLERASRVVIDLRNATRQELIENLSAFYDEMAQMINTEDLDSLAKDVVVKPESKEEVRQYESFRKRLEQIIEWETQLIEMSRVFDLQLSDTLKDTSIVFKGSRGERVNKDGKLREIIERRRLSAIDLEFQQLMDLAEASVDRLADVDESTLTQYSDYLANDALKSAGNAHGDLPGSGVSLTEQIEVLTGVVEAYQEARVLADYLESCGGPAVKLSWLQRYVSSLENIMSLAERDLAQAVRELELEEPPVPRTSTYAGRGGRRHVVRTNRGRSVLGEEVQVGDTSVMQQRDYRTQAVIKTFHKTGEQWVESTAQPSTGGERPVPSADPRIVRKQAQTLIDQVDSVVKLARLYVKTDEPTGLSTVIDGHLDKLKQAQAGLPRLTPEDELLEGLTEGATRLKSVKRDLLTGMYLATSHPTADSLRFLFEQRAITVLRAGQRKALAANDYLDVYEIRRRIRSGEQEGEGLWEAHFHYPSATTPARQFSRGHLKLWTQRKLGRKAQLQAAASGRDFLAIYRGELRLEQIEGIIPF, from the coding sequence ATGCCCCACGTTCTGGACCACAAACACGCCGTGGCAATGCAGTTCGCCAGCCGCCCGACCCTGCGTCAGGTGGCTGGCCAGCAGATCATGAAAGTGATGATCGAGCGCTATCCACTGATCGCCAGCCAAAGGCCGGAGCTGACCAGTGCCGAAGCGTTCAAAGTGATGATTCCCAAACCAGGAGGGTTCTGGTCGGTCCGCTCGTTCGTCGACTACGTGCTCCAGGCGTGGCTGGAGGGTGAGCGACTGGACTTTTCCTTCGTGGACGGCCTGGATTACCGCCTGAGCCTCGAAGTGCCGTCGCGTTTCTATGCCATCAAAGACCCACGCAAAACCGCCGATGGCGATCGGATCAAGCTCGAAGACCTCGGTGACGCCCTCAATGAGCTGCTTGAACTGTTCGAGGAGCTGTTTTGTCAGGCGCAGGTCGACTATTGGCGTGAAGATGCCAACGCAGGCGTCAGCCGCGACCGGTGGTTGCAGCAGACGGTGAAGTCCGTCTTGCTGGAAAACCTGGCGCTGCAGAATCTGGACGCTGAGCAACAGACCTGTATTCGGGACCTGCTCGCGATCGGCGCACAATCGGCGGGCGTGTGCATTGTGGAGGTGCACATGAAGAAGGGAGGCCAGGCATTCTCCCGGTTGCTGCCCAACCTGCTGGTGATGGCCGAGAACGATGCGCGCAAGGTGTTTCTCTGGTGCGCGCCGTCCAGCGTGATCCAGGCATTCGACTCGCTCGGTGCCTTTGCCCAGGCGCTGCAAGACGAACTGGCCGACGCCTATGACTTCGATACGCTCACCTGGGACCGTCACGAGCTGGCCGGGGACGTATTCGGCCAATGGGCTGCGGCGATGCTGGAGGCATTGCTGGCCGCTGCACGCCGGCTACAGCACACGCAGTTGACCAACGTCGACGAAGCTGAGCAGGTGCTGGCTGCGCTGACGGACCCCTCGCAGTATTTCATCGAAGGGTATCGAGTTGCGACCGACACCCACCTGTCGTTGCCCAGCGAGGTGCAAAACGCATCGCACGAGGACAGCTTCGCCGATCAATGTGCCCTGTTCGACCTGGCACTGGCGCAGGCACGGAGTCAAGGCGTCTCGGCCCTGGCGGACGTGCTCTCCCTGCATGCCTACGCCAGCCAGCGTCTGCGCGAGCAATTGCTCAAGGACCACCCGATCGATGCCAACTACTTTCCCGACGACCTCGACCTGACGCTCACAATGGCCCATGGCACGCCCGGTGGCGCCGGGGTAGGGGTGGGCGATGGAAGCGTGGAGCGGCGCAGCATGACCCTGACCGAGTTCGCGATCGGCAATCTGAGCTCGCTGCAGGGCGCTCAGCTGACAGGCATCACGCACCGTGAAGGGCAACTGATCATGGATTGGATGACCATCGACTACGCCAAGTCGCTGGTGCAGCGGGTGGACATCGGCGCGCATTATCCGACCTATGTCGCGAAGTGCCTGGATGACCCCGCAACGCGCGAGCAGAGGGTTGAACGGTTTGCCCGGGAATGGCGTTGCGGGTTGTTGTTCAGCGCTCTGTCGGCCAAGCGCGATGGCAGCCTGGACGAAGAGGCCTTGCAATGCGTCGTGGACTACTGCCGTGGTGATGTCGACGAAACGCTGCCCGCCACGATGTTGATGCCATTGGCATTCAAGCGTGAACCCGAGGCGAAGGCTGAGGATCGGGTCGGCGGGATGTATGTGCTGTTCTGCGCCCAACCGTCACGGGTGCTGCTGTACAGGCCGCTCTATGCCGACGCGCCACTGATGATGTTCAGCAGCCTCGACACCATGATGCAGGCCATTCGACAGAAAGGTTCGCTACAGGACAGTGTCCTGCAATGGCTGGCAGCCGATGCGCGGCCGGTGTATGCCCACGGCGGTTTTCATGAGCCTCACCTGATACGACCGATCCTTGATACCTCGCTGACACTTGCGCCTGTGAAACCTGTCAAGTTCGCCCCTCAGTATTGGCGCATCGACGTCGATGCCAAGCTCTACCAGGCCAACCGTGATCTGTTGGTCGAACTGGCCGACCGCCAGTCGGTATCCAACGCTGAAAGTCGCTGGGCGATCCTTGCCCAAGGGGCGTGGCTGCTGTTCGACGTGGCCACGCTGTTCTTGCGTGGGCCGGTGGCGACGGTCGCTTGGGTGATCCAGGCCATCAATGCCGTGAGCAACGATGTGGCGGCGTTGAGCAGCGCCAGCGCGTTCTCGCGCTCCAGCGCCGTGGTGGATCTGCTGTTGAACGCTTCGATGGCACTGATGCACCAGCATTTGCCGACCCAGGCATCGACGGTCACGCCCCGAACGCGGCAGGCGCCGGCGTTTGCACAGCACAGGCTGCCGCAGCCGACCGTACAGGTGGCATCGATCGAACGCGTGCAAGGTAAAGTGGGGCTACCGGGGTCATTGGGGCGCTTGAACACGCAGTTGGACTTCTCCTGGCGAGGTGCCCATGGCCTGAACGTGCTGCCAGCCGAGCGCCGGCAGGCACTTCTGGCGATGCGCTCAAGTGTGTCCCTGGGTAAGCAGCCGATCATCACCACCGGAGCCCATCAGGGGTTGTACGAGATTGCTGGTCGTCATTACCTGTCGTTCGCAGGGGATGTCTATCAGGCGCAGGTGAGCGAGGACGGTATTCGCATCATGGACCCGGCCGGCGGCGAGGGCCCGCAGATGACCTTCATCGAGGAGAGCTGGCGGATCGACCATGCGCTGCAGCTGCGCGGTGGCATGCCCAAGAGCCGTGTGCAGAAACTCCGGGAGAACAACGAGGCATTGGTCCAAGCACTGCGCCTTCAGGACCAAAGCCTGACCGAGAAGCACAACAACCTGACCACCGCCGTGGAAAAGCACCGCAAGTTGTTGAGCGAGAAAGACCAACGCATCGAGCATTTGGAGGCGATGGCGGACCGTGATGCGTTGACCGAGCGTGACCTGAAGCTGACACGAAGCCTGCGCAAACAGATCAACCAAACGATCCTGCGTGAGCTCAAGGAACTGATCGAAAATGGCGTGGAGCACGATCAAGTGCTCTCGAAGCTTGCCGACATGAGGCTCAGCATCGGGCTCTCGGCCATGGTCGGCGAGGCCGAGGATCTGGAGCGCGCCAGCCGTGTGGTCATCGATCTTCGCAATGCGACACGTCAGGAACTCATCGAGAACCTGTCGGCGTTCTATGACGAAATGGCCCAGATGATCAACACCGAGGACCTGGACAGCCTGGCCAAGGACGTTGTCGTCAAACCGGAGAGCAAAGAGGAGGTTCGTCAGTACGAGAGCTTCAGAAAGCGCCTGGAACAGATCATCGAGTGGGAGACCCAACTGATCGAGATGTCCAGGGTTTTCGACCTCCAACTCAGCGACACCCTCAAGGACACCTCGATCGTCTTCAAAGGCAGCAGGGGGGAGCGGGTCAACAAGGACGGCAAACTCAGGGAAATCATCGAACGACGCCGGTTGTCCGCGATCGATCTGGAGTTTCAACAGTTGATGGACCTCGCCGAGGCCAGCGTCGATCGACTTGCCGATGTGGATGAATCCACGTTGACGCAGTATTCCGACTACTTGGCCAACGATGCCCTGAAAAGCGCCGGCAACGCTCACGGTGACCTGCCTGGCAGTGGGGTTTCGCTGACCGAGCAGATCGAGGTCCTGACGGGGGTCGTGGAGGCCTACCAGGAGGCACGCGTGTTGGCGGACTATCTGGAAAGCTGTGGTGGGCCGGCGGTCAAGCTGTCGTGGTTGCAGCGTTACGTCAGCAGCCTTGAAAACATCATGAGTTTGGCGGAGCGGGACTTGGCACAGGCGGTCAGGGAGCTGGAACTCGAAGAGCCACCGGTGCCCAGAACCTCTACCTACGCCGGACGCGGTGGTCGGCGGCATGTGGTCAGGACCAACCGCGGGCGAAGCGTTTTGGGCGAAGAAGTCCAGGTCGGTGACACCTCGGTGATGCAACAACGGGACTACCGCACCCAGGCGGTCATCAAGACGTTCCACAAGACGGGCGAGCAATGGGTCGAGAGCACTGCCCAGCCCAGCACCGGGGGCGAGCGTCCTGTGCCTTCGGCCGATCCGCGCATCGTGCGCAAGCAGGCCCAGACACTCATCGATCAGGTCGACTCGGTGGTCAAACTAGCCCGCTTGTACGTGAAAACCGATGAGCCCACCGGATTGTCGACGGTGATCGATGGGCATCTGGACAAACTCAAGCAAGCGCAGGCCGGGCTGCCCCGCCTCACCCCCGAAGATGAACTGCTCGAAGGGCTGACTGAAGGCGCGACCCGTCTCAAATCGGTCAAGCGCGACCTGCTGACGGGCATGTACCTGGCGACCTCGCACCCCACGGCCGACAGCTTGCGTTTTCTGTTCGAGCAGCGGGCGATCACGGTGCTGCGGGCCGGACAGCGCAAGGCGCTTGCTGCCAACGACTACCTGGATGTCTATGAAATTCGGCGCAGGATTCGCTCGGGCGAGCAGGAGGGTGAGGGGCTCTGGGAGGCCCACTTTCATTACCCAAGCGCCACGACGCCTGCGCGCCAGTTCAGCCGAGGGCATCTGAAGCTCTGGACGCAACGTAAGCTGGGACGTAAAGCGCAGCTTCAGGCCGCAGCCAGTGGCAGGGACTTTTTGGCGATCTATCGTGGCGAGCTGCGTCTGGAGCAAATAGAGGGCATCATCCCGTTCTGA
- a CDS encoding FAD-dependent oxidoreductase — protein sequence MTQHSVARLEQLDERTPLRVQAGSEEVILIRQGDLVHAYQAHCPHEGAPLEEGALCGGLLVCPWHKAAFAVDEGAVCEPPALADLRRYPVQVKNGDILVDDQPLPKVNPPRHSDARCFAVIGAGAAGCAAVATLLGHGFGGRLVWIDQEQHPAYDRTSLSKFVIAGQMAPDEVPALLEPDALRQGHLERWHAKVRALDVAKRQIMLADGKRLEYDAALVATGGKPKRPDLPGAQLPGVCLLRSRDDAAHLLDAAEPGQPVVIVGDGFIGLEAASALRKYGAQVHVVTRHEIPLARQLGERIGRTLRELHERKGVVFHGPTDVERFEGTDHVQAVVLANGERLDTALVLLGVGVKPATGFVHGLDLAEDQSLPVDAELHAAEGLWAAGDIATFPLVGRPVRIEHWRLAEQHGVIAAANMLGEQRRYDDVPFFWTYQHGRTYEVLGHGQHWNRIEYVGEPEKGDFIALQCIDDQVEAVIAKGYARAMAVMSQRMKRPLTSREARELIDAWPG from the coding sequence ATGACCCAGCACAGCGTGGCCCGCCTTGAACAGCTCGATGAACGCACGCCCTTGCGCGTTCAGGCCGGCAGCGAGGAAGTGATCCTGATCCGCCAGGGCGACCTGGTGCATGCCTACCAGGCGCATTGCCCCCACGAAGGCGCTCCCCTCGAAGAAGGCGCCCTGTGCGGCGGGTTGCTGGTCTGCCCCTGGCACAAGGCAGCGTTCGCCGTGGACGAAGGCGCGGTCTGCGAACCGCCGGCCCTGGCCGATCTACGGCGCTATCCGGTGCAGGTGAAAAACGGCGATATCCTGGTAGACGACCAGCCGCTGCCCAAGGTCAACCCACCTCGGCACAGCGATGCCCGCTGCTTTGCGGTGATCGGTGCGGGCGCGGCCGGCTGCGCGGCGGTGGCCACCCTGCTCGGCCATGGCTTCGGCGGCCGCCTGGTGTGGATCGACCAGGAACAGCACCCCGCCTACGACCGCACGTCTTTGAGCAAATTCGTCATCGCCGGGCAGATGGCGCCCGACGAAGTCCCCGCCCTGCTGGAGCCTGATGCCCTGCGCCAGGGGCATCTGGAGCGTTGGCACGCCAAGGTGCGGGCGCTGGATGTCGCCAAGCGCCAGATCATGCTGGCCGACGGCAAGCGCCTGGAGTACGACGCAGCCCTGGTGGCCACCGGCGGCAAACCCAAGCGCCCCGACCTTCCCGGCGCCCAGTTGCCCGGTGTCTGTCTGTTGCGCTCCCGGGACGACGCCGCGCACCTGCTCGATGCCGCCGAGCCGGGCCAGCCGGTGGTCATCGTCGGTGACGGGTTCATCGGCCTGGAGGCTGCCTCTGCCCTGCGCAAGTATGGCGCGCAGGTGCATGTGGTCACCCGCCATGAAATCCCACTGGCCAGGCAGCTCGGCGAACGCATCGGCCGCACCCTGCGCGAGCTGCACGAGCGCAAGGGCGTGGTGTTCCATGGGCCGACCGACGTCGAGCGCTTCGAAGGCACCGACCACGTCCAGGCCGTGGTGCTGGCCAATGGCGAGCGGCTGGACACCGCACTGGTGCTGCTGGGCGTGGGCGTCAAACCGGCCACAGGTTTCGTGCACGGCCTGGACCTGGCTGAAGACCAGTCCCTGCCCGTGGACGCCGAACTGCACGCCGCCGAAGGGCTATGGGCCGCCGGCGACATCGCCACCTTCCCCCTGGTCGGTCGCCCCGTGCGCATCGAGCACTGGCGCCTGGCCGAGCAGCACGGCGTGATCGCCGCGGCCAACATGCTAGGCGAACAGCGCCGTTACGACGACGTGCCGTTCTTCTGGACCTACCAGCACGGGCGCACCTATGAGGTGCTCGGCCATGGGCAGCACTGGAACCGCATCGAGTATGTGGGCGAGCCGGAGAAAGGCGACTTCATCGCCTTGCAGTGCATCGACGACCAGGTCGAGGCCGTGATCGCCAAGGGCTACGCGCGCGCCATGGCCGTGATGTCGCAACGGATGAAACGCCCGTTGACCAGCCGCGAGGCGCGCGAGCTGATCGATGCGTGGCCAGGTTGA
- a CDS encoding sugar diacid recognition domain-containing protein, whose amino-acid sequence MVVALSPVPALATTSLGERDTPRTLECHDLAQDIVDWAMAILPCNVNVMDSQGLILGSGEPERINTRHEGAQLVLANGRIVELDVDAAKCLKGVQPGVNLPLMLDDRLIGVLGLTGDPQQLRTYGELVRMTAEMLLAQRHLQVEHQWRRQRCDDLLALLLGGSSDSPRLLDEAQQLGLKPQLARVPCLFELEPGPSAQALSGWLMSRFPDSWCISPARHSLLWCRPAGVALDEQRLVERLQRHGWQVERLAMGNVAQSLEQLRRGYRRVRDLLAYGREVLPQERLLSLSRYRLPALLWRHRNDDSLDELLEPLQRIRAKDASGQLLATLRAWCAHDGQSQACADALGIHRNSLRYRLERIAEVSEVDPLRLEGMLSLYLGLQLLPAQ is encoded by the coding sequence ATGGTTGTCGCGCTGTCGCCGGTTCCGGCGCTCGCCACGACGAGTCTCGGTGAGCGCGACACCCCAAGGACCCTTGAATGTCACGACCTGGCGCAGGACATCGTCGACTGGGCGATGGCTATCCTGCCGTGCAACGTCAACGTCATGGACAGCCAGGGTTTGATCCTGGGCAGCGGCGAACCTGAGCGCATCAACACCCGCCATGAGGGCGCACAATTGGTGCTGGCCAACGGGCGAATCGTCGAGCTGGATGTGGACGCCGCCAAGTGCCTCAAGGGCGTGCAGCCGGGGGTGAACCTGCCGCTGATGCTCGATGACCGCTTGATCGGGGTACTGGGGCTCACGGGTGATCCGCAACAGCTGCGTACCTATGGTGAGCTGGTGCGCATGACCGCCGAAATGCTCCTGGCCCAACGCCATCTGCAGGTGGAGCATCAGTGGCGGCGTCAGCGCTGCGACGATCTGTTGGCCTTGTTGCTCGGTGGCAGCAGTGATTCCCCCCGTCTGCTCGATGAAGCCCAGCAGTTGGGCCTCAAGCCCCAGTTGGCCCGGGTGCCGTGCCTGTTCGAACTCGAACCCGGCCCCAGCGCGCAGGCGTTGTCCGGCTGGTTGATGAGCCGTTTTCCCGACAGTTGGTGCATCAGCCCGGCCCGGCATTCGTTGCTGTGGTGTCGGCCGGCAGGCGTCGCGCTGGATGAACAGCGCCTGGTCGAACGCCTGCAACGCCATGGCTGGCAGGTCGAGCGCCTGGCCATGGGCAACGTGGCGCAAAGCCTTGAGCAGCTGCGCCGTGGCTATCGGCGGGTGCGTGACCTGCTGGCCTACGGGCGCGAGGTCCTGCCCCAGGAGCGGTTGTTGAGTCTGTCCCGCTATCGTCTGCCTGCCTTGCTCTGGCGCCATCGCAACGATGACTCGCTGGATGAACTGCTCGAGCCCTTGCAGCGCATCCGCGCCAAGGACGCCAGCGGGCAGTTGCTGGCGACCCTGCGCGCCTGGTGCGCCCACGACGGGCAGAGCCAGGCCTGCGCCGATGCGCTGGGGATCCATCGCAACAGCCTGCGGTATCGCCTGGAGCGAATCGCCGAAGTGAGCGAGGTCGACCCGCTGCGCCTTGAGGGAATGCTCAGCCTGTACCTGGGGTTGCAACTGCTGCCGGCGCAGTGA